The nucleotide sequence TTCTCTCCTCAAGACATTACGATGGTTATAGTTACCGCTATTTACAGATACACATCATTGCTTGTGGGATTGGTTTAGTCGGTATGTTACTTAGTTCCCATCTCCCCTACCGATTTTATGGGAGGTTCGCAAATCTTTTTTTGATACTCTCCTTTATTGGGTTATTATTGGTTTTCGTCCCCGGTTTAGGGGCAAGCGTGCAAGGGGCAGAAGGCGGTAGATTTAAACGTTGGATCAATATAGGATTGCCTATCAATTTTCAGCCCGTGGAATTTGCGAAAATAGCGTTGGTTATGCATGTGGCAAACTTCATAAGCCACAATCCAGACCGCGTTAAGAGTTTTCTTAACGGCGTACTGCCGAATATCTTAATTGTAGGTGCTGCTTTCGGTCTCGTGTACATCCAACCGGATTTCGGTTCGGCGTTCTTATTAGTCGTAACCGTTTGCATCGTGCTATTTGTCGGTGGTATGCGTATCTGGCATGTCCTAACACTTGCTGGTGCAGGCGGCGGTCTTCTCAGTCTACTGATAATCCGAGATTCCTATAAGCTAAAACGCCTCATGGATTACTTGGCAATGTTGAAATCCCCTGATGCGACGAACTATCAGTTAACACGTTCACTCGATGCGCTCGAAAGTGGTGGACTTCTCGGTTTAGGAATCGATAGCAGCCTTCAGAAAATATCACGTCTTCCGTATCCACACACAGATTTTATTTTCGCAGTGTTAGGTGAGGAGTTCGGATTTATCGGTGCCGTGACTGTGACCTTTATCTTTATGCTTTTTGTATGGCGAGGACTCCACATTGCCCGCCAGGCAAGTGACCTCTTTGGCTCTTTGCTTGCCACCGGAATTACGACCCTCATCGGTCTACAGGCTTTCATTAACATTGGTGTTGCGACAGGTCTGCTGCCGACAAAAGGGATCACACTGCCGTTTATCAGCTACGGTGGTTCATCAATTGTCCTGAGTCTGGTAAGCGTCGGGATCCTTTTGAATGTATCACGTAGCAGCAATAAAAACACAGACGAATAAAATAGAGTTCCAAAACACCAAGCCTGAAACGAAGTGGAAGGGTTTTTGCTTGGGTGTTTCTTCAACTCTACGGAATAGAACATGAAACCCGAGATGCATCTCATCGAACCGCAAGGAAAATTAAAAATATCAGAAA is from Candidatus Poribacteria bacterium and encodes:
- the ftsW gene encoding putative lipid II flippase FtsW, with product MIRNYQNSIRSNKNRKSKPKSGSKWTNTRVYSVVEEQQKQVEAPPPPRSGRMDRGLLALTLCLIAIGILMVYSASHLLSSRHYDGYSYRYLQIHIIACGIGLVGMLLSSHLPYRFYGRFANLFLILSFIGLLLVFVPGLGASVQGAEGGRFKRWINIGLPINFQPVEFAKIALVMHVANFISHNPDRVKSFLNGVLPNILIVGAAFGLVYIQPDFGSAFLLVVTVCIVLFVGGMRIWHVLTLAGAGGGLLSLLIIRDSYKLKRLMDYLAMLKSPDATNYQLTRSLDALESGGLLGLGIDSSLQKISRLPYPHTDFIFAVLGEEFGFIGAVTVTFIFMLFVWRGLHIARQASDLFGSLLATGITTLIGLQAFINIGVATGLLPTKGITLPFISYGGSSIVLSLVSVGILLNVSRSSNKNTDE